The DNA window ACCAACTTTTTTTCTGGGTGAGATCTCCCCTgcttccaggcacccctgtccagCCACCATTTCCTACCACACAAGAGCTTCTGTGATTTCAGATCTTTGCTCCTTCGAACCTGCCCTTTCTTCTCATCCACCCACAGTCCAGAGCGCCCGATCTCCCTCCAGGGGGACTCCGGGGCTGGAAAAGCCGAGGGGGGGCAGCGGGCCTGTGCGCACGCGCGGGAGGCGGCCTGCGGCCTGGCCCCGAGGGGCTGGGACCGCCCTGTGGAAGGTGGCATTCCGAGAGGCTTGGAGACCCTCAGCAGGAATGTAAGCAGTCCTTGGACAAGTATAGAAGCAGACTCGATGGGGATGCCAAGAGACACTGCTCCTCCAAGAACAGGCTGAGAATACCCTCAAAAAGGAAACAGCCGTGACAGAAGGTGCTTGTGGGAGAGCCAAGCAGAAGGTGCACAGAGGGAGAGCCAAGCTCACGTCCCATGCCTGGAGAGAGTAGAAAGGCAGAAGCAGTACTCAAGGCCAGTGAAACCAGATGGTGGGAGATGAGGCCCTGGTCATGGTGTCTAGCAAAAGGGCCATTAGGACAGCAAAACCCAAGTAAGccaattaagaaatggaagacaaatgACCACAAGGACAtgaaagatgttccacatcactaatcattagggaaatgcaaatcaaaaccacaagataccacctcatgctCATTAGGATgactgctatttaaaaaaaaaaaaaaaaaagaaagcatgttttatggtatgtgtattttaccacaataaaaaaaaatggaaaaaaaaaactataacagGAAGCCATTTTACAGTAGAATGGgatacagaagtttaaaaaaacacactCTCATATCTCAGAAATAATCAGTTTTAATGTTAACTGAATATTAATCAATACTCTTTTAAGGATTCTTTGATTTGCTGTGTTGATTCCCATTCTGTggataaaatagttaatattcaACCAATCCTCTATTACAAAACATGTCGATGGCTTCTAGTTGATCACTATTATGAACGCTTGGCAATTAAATTCCTTGcatacatttttaagtgaattatttattagcaataatcgcgcctcagATAAACttcattggctatgatactgccactgtgcaaagcttaagtgaattatttattcaaaaaagagCAGTTAGGATGGGTGATGGGTcatgggagtgggggggtgggacagaggaggGAGTACAGCTCTGGCCTGAGAGACCAGGGGCTCCTGGCAGCCAAGAGGGGTTACCCAAGGCCCAACAGCTCTCTGGGATTAGAGCAGAGCTGCCTTTAGTTCAAGGCTTTACACACTTGATCATCTCCATGACCCCCTGGAAATCTTGGTAGAAGATTCTAGTTCCGTAGGTCCAGGATGGGATTTGGGTTCTGCATTTCTGACaggtttccaggtgatgctgctgtGGCTGGACGTCATGCTACCCTTTTAGTAGGCCTCGGGATAAAGGGTGAACATGGGGGATGGGGCCTGTGACAAGGCTGGTGACAGGACTGGAGAGGCTTCTCTCAGGATTTGGTTCTGTGGTTTGTAAAACTCCACCCTGACTCTACCTcacagagacaggaaagagaaaggggttCTGAACATTCTGTGCCGGGGCCGCAAAGGGGGCAAGTCACTCATCCTGGGCAGTCTCCTGGTTGTGGCAGCGGGAACAGGGAAACCCACAAAGGCAACTTCAGAGAAGACAGGGGCCCCAGTGGGAATGTTCCCAGCTAGGGGACGCCTgcatttttgcttctctttttcttgtggAAAGGAACACTCACCATAACCCCTCCTATCCCGTCATCACCTTCAACAGTTATCAACTTCTGGCCCATTTCCTCCAACCATCCAGACTATTCTCAACAGATTActtcactcaaaaatattttattttttttttttttttttttttttttttaaagattttatttatttatttgacagagagagatcacaagtaggcagagaggccaggcagagagagaggaagggaagcaggctccctgctgagcagagagccccatgcgggactcgatcccaggaccctgagatcatgacctgagccgaaagcagcggcttaacccactgagccacccaggcgccctcaaaaatattttaaaacaaatctccaGAATATGAGTCCTCTCTTTACTAACTATATGCTTTGTtttaataaagaagagaaagcttTCTCAAAAGCCATTTAGCAGTATTTGGTAAAATAATTTGTCACCAAatacaggcgcctgggtggctcagtgagttgagtgactgacttgatttcggctcaggttatcatctcggagtcatgggactgagccccacatcaggattcacgctcagaggggagtctgcttgaggttctctccctcctcccctctcccagctctccAAAGCCcgcatacactctctctctttcaaataaataagtaaatcttttaaaagatcatttgttacaaaataaaaatgttaacaaaacagtggattaaattaacaaaatttctGCATTTCATTTCTACAGAATGAAAACCATGCAGTGCTTTAAGATTTGACATTTAATGACATTTGAGAGAATTAATTTCAAGATAGGAAAAAGTATCTTTggtataaaatattaagtaaaaaaggGTTATAAAATAGTCAAAGCaggggggcacccgggtggctcagtgggttaagcctctgccttcagctcaggccatgatctcagggtcctgggatcgagccccgaatcaggctctctgctcagcagggagcctgcttccctcactccccccgtctgcctctctgcctacttgggatctctatctgtcaaataagtaaaatcttaaaaaaaaaaaaaaaaaaatagccgaAGCAGGATGACCTTAATTTCTAACACTGTGATACACACAACATGTATGTGCGCAGGaaacaaactggaagaaaatatatcaaagttCTAGGTGGCTTTCtgggtaattttaattttctcactgTGCTTTTCTGAGTGTTCAGTGAACAGTGAGAGTGTACGGCAatcataaaaatgttaacaaaagaTACAGTGGTGCCTGGGGTTTCCCAAAGGGTGCTGGTGTCATCCTAGGACTTGTCACTGGTGAGTGACTGCATGCACTCCTTTAGCCCACAGCATcctcccaggcagcccctggTTTCTTTTCTAGATTTAGCACTGGTCTTCAGAGCCTCCTACCCAGTCTGTTTTGCAGGCATTAGATCCTAGCTGGCCCCCATTTGGCTCCAGATGGTGGGCAAACCggttccctcccctcccaggtTCTCTGGGATGAGTCCTTTAAGCACCAATGGGCCCGGGCCAGCAGCTTTTGGAATTAATGGATTATATTGGGCAATGACTTTACACAATCTTGTCTCTTTGCAATCTGAAATTAAACCAGACTGCAAAGTCTTATTTGGCCAATAGGTGGTGCTGTGCAACACAAAAGCACTAGTGCCCTGCGGTTCTGAAGACAGATTTCAGGGATCCCTGTAATAATTGCTGGAGAGGGCAGGCTAACATAACATAGCTATCTAAGAGCTTGCAGACAAACTTAGCACCTGCCACTATCCCTACCATCATCACACAGGAATAGCCATTTCAATATAAATGTAGGAAGACAGAAATCTCAGGATAAAGGCAGTTCTTGAACgtgaatacattttaagaaaaactccATTGTATGATTCTTATTCATGTCATTTCAACTCAGACCAATGAAAACTTGACCCTAGACCAGTGCAACCCTAGACCAGCACTGATGCTGAACTGGCCTTTGGGAATCCCTGCTCTAGCCAAGGACTCCAGGAGTTGAAGGTCTCTCTATTCCCCCATGTCAAATTTCCATAAAAATCAATTTGCTTCAAATTAAGAATGCCTTTATGTTCCCAGTGTGCAGTGAGACATATCTACTAGACCTTTCCTCCACTCGTGGTTAAAGTGGAGCAGTGAGCCACTTTTAAGCAGAGCTATCTCTTAAAGACACAGGTTGGGaatacccaggtggctcagtcagtcaagcgtctgcctttggctcagagcatgatcccagggtcctggaattgagtcccgcatcaggctccctgctcagtggggagcctgcttctccctctgcctgctgcttcccctgcttgtgcacacactctctctgacaaataaatcttaaaaacaaaaacaaaacaccacacagGTTGATCACACCATTCCTCTGCTGTCGAAAGGACTCAGGATATCACACCAGCAGCTTCATGATCGAGGCCTTCCTCACTCACCAGGATCAGAATCGGACAAGAGCCACCTCCAGCTCATCCCAAAAACACAACAGAAGGATGGCTTCCAGCCTTACCGAACTTCAGCACTTAAACCCAGTCTGTTCCCTCCAGCCGCAATGTTGACATGCCCCTCACCTTCCCGATACCTGCCTATTTTTTTCCAGCAAGTCAGCacaatgtcacctcctccaggaagccacctCCTCTGCTCCCAAGGCACCTGGCACATAATGATCTGAGAGTACCTGTCACCTGGTTAGAATGGTGGTGTCCCCTGGGCACTGTCTGttcagcttgtgttccctcctcaGGACTTGACTCAGTAAGATACCCAGTGAATCCTTGCTGATTCATTGATTCTCCTTGTTGGCAAACAAGCCCGGGTCAACTTTTTCAAAAGCCTCCCTTAAGATCTTTTCAGTAAACCCAGGAGATGCTGGCAAAAGCTGGCAGGCGGGTTGGTGTGAGAGAAACAGCAGGAAGCCCTGGGACTTAGGGAACTGGGGATCTGGCAAAAGTACATTCGGTTTCCTGATACACTGAGTAGCCCCTGATCCTTTGGAGTCACCCTTGCAAAATATCTTTCTGAAATGTACTAGCTCTGCAGTTGCTTACCAAGAAAcaacatttcaaaaaatgaagttgaaaatgTCTATGAGTGACAAAAAGGAATGACTCTGtagcaaaagaacaaattttttaaaaacaaaatgatattaaGGGAAATGGGAAGAGAAGACAAGTGTGTGTACACCAGAGTTGTGGTCCGCGAGTAATGAGAAACAGCaggaacatgaagaaataaaacgtACAATGATTACAGTTTACTGGGTACTTGTCATGGTCCACACACTAAGCGAAATACTTGATCTGTGCAACCATTCTAAAAAGCAGGGATGACTGTCCCTGGGGTTATAGGCttggaaaggttaagtaacttttccAAGATCAGACAACTGGAATGGAATCTGGATCTAACAGCAAAGCCCCAAATTAACTTAATATTAACTTCTTCTCTTTGGTGATACATTGTGACCAAatatttttagggatgcctgggtggcttattcagtCGAGCATCCGAcctgggctcagctcatgatccccgggtcctgggagccccccatcaggctcccactcagcagggagtccgcttctccctctcccactcccaacttgtgctcacacactcacacgttctctaataaaatctttaaaaataagcattttttttaatcgCAGTTAAATATAATTGAATTCTTAACTTAGCACACAGGGTACGCTAAACACGTCTCCATCTGAAGGCTCCAGACCTCCCAGGCCTGAGGGCCCGCGGCGCAGGCCAGCCTGGAGCAGCAGATTCACAGACAGCCTCCAGACCATCCTAAGTGGTCTTTGTGTTTTTAACAAATCTAAACCATCAGCTTCCTCTCCATGATTTAGCTCTCATCCTGCTCAGAGGCATGGTTAAGCCCAAAGGGCTAATTCCCTTGATCCAGTCATTTTCTAAGAACCACTAACAGACTAATCATTTACCTTTTAAATGGGTCAAGGGTATTAATAGGTGgctcacagaaaaggaaatacaaatggcccaaataattttttgtgtgtatgccctcattagagaaatgtaaattaaagctaGGGAGACCTGTCTCTCCAGCAAAAATCAGAAAGCTCAGTAACGCTTGGAAAGCTCTCCTGCGCTGGTAGCTGTGGCTGCCGGAACCACCTCCCCCATGGACAGCCATTCAGCAAGACTCATCATGAAAGCACATACTCTGACCGTGGAGCTCTGCTCCTGGGATCCTATCTTTCAGATTGACTCGTAAGTGAAAATTAATCCGCATGTGCCGTTTTACTGCAGCAATGGTTGTGAGGCCTTGTTAAACAGACCATGGTACAGCCATGGAACCCCAAACAAGAAGGGGGATGCTCGTTCAGTATGGCTATGAACTCCTCAAAATACTGTAGTGGAAAAGACTCTGATGCTGGAAGGCAGCCtctggtggcgggggtggggaggatgcaGCTGGGGTGGGAGATTTCATTAGAGACTCGATACCTTCTGAACTTTAAACCACATGAAatactcagaaaaatgaaattaaaacaccTATTGAAGCTTTCCTTGTTACAGAAATTTCTGGCTTTGCGCCAGCTCTCCCCTGCAGTATACCCTGCCTTCTGGGAACTCTAGAGCAAGAACAGAGGGACTGTAAGTACAGGTCTGCATCGTGGAGGCTCTGCCCCTCTGCCAGCCCTGAAGGGGAGGGAGCCGGAAGGGTGTCCCTGGCCgcacttcctccctctcttggTCCACAGGTGGCGCCACAGGGCCTGCTGCCTGGACAGATGGTGGCCTGGGAAGCCCTGGGGCCTTGGGCTGCTGACCAAGAGGCAAAGAAATAGGCAGGCACAAGTAAGTtaacataaaatagaaactaGCTTTATTTATCTGGAAGAAGCAGGGATCCATAGCTGGGGCAGCAACTCTGGCGGCAGAGGCTGGCAGGAAAACGGAACAGCATAGGGGAGGAGCTGGGTCAGAGAGGAAGCTCTGGTGTCCCTCCAGGGCAGCTGCCCCCTTGGTCTCCTTCCAACCCTGGGGCCTTGGGCCCTGGTCCCTGCCAGAGAACAATCTGGCACCCCTGCTCTGCTTCCTGAGCCACTTAGGGCTATTTCCAGGCACAAGATCCTAAGACCAGCCAAGTCCCATAACGTATCCATGGCGAGGTCACAAGTCACATTCTCTCTGACACCCCCAACAGCCCACCAGGGGATCCCTGGAGAAGGGCCCTCCCCTGCAGAGGGCCTGTGGGTACTGGTCCCCCTTTCTGTGTGGTCAACACATCCTCCTTCCACGGGTGCAGCCTGGCTTCCCGGTCAGCAGAGCCTGGGGACACACTCCGGCCACAGTCCCCACAGCCAGGGCTGGAGCCAGAGGCAGGTTGGCTGCAGGGCATGCTGAGGCCGCCACCAGGCCTGCCTTCACAGGGCTTCTTCCCGCCCCTTGGCTAAGGGCACCAAGGGCTGATCCAAAGTTGCAGGGACAGCACTGGGTGAGGGAGGGATGGCAAGGCGGGGCTCCCAGTCTCCCGCAGACTTGGCCTTGCCCTGCCGCTAGGAGCAGCGAGTGGCAGCAGGTCCTCCAGGCCCGGGCAGGGTCTCTCCCCACCCTTGTCAGATGGACAGGCTCAAGTGATTCCTTCAGAGCAGACCCTCTGGCTCTCCCGACATCTCAGCGCCTGAAGGGTGGGAAACAACCAGAAATGGCCTCTATCAACAGAGGGGTGGATGCAACAGAGCAGGGAACGTCCAACGTGGGTGGGCACGAGAAGGCCTCTTGGTGCTAGGCTCATCAGTTGCAAAGTCAGCAGTAATTTTGGAATTGATCATCCTGGGATGCTTTTTATcattaataatgatgataataataaagagaacaGCAGTATTGTTTATTAGCCAATCAGAGGGCGACAGGCACAGTAAACAAGCCCCATGAGAGAGGCTCCAGTTCCCTCTTACTCTTTAGTTCATTTGAACCAAGGGGCTAAGTAGTCTACAGGCACTCAGGAGAAACGGCTCTCCCCCAGAGCTGTTCCTGTCCTGGCTCGGGGCTGCGGCCCGCCTCCGAGTGTGTGGCCCACGAGGGGCCAGGCTGTCCCCTGGCGCGATGCCTGCTGGGACACGGTTTCTCAGGCCGGGGCTCACTCACTTGTGGTGGGCAGGGCCGCAGGAGCCCAGAAGGCGGCAGCCGGCCTGCTCCAGGCTCCAGTCGCACATCTCCAGCACTTTGTGGCACTCACTCCGCGGCCGAAGACCCAACCCAAAGAGCTGCTCCACCTGAGGGAGCAGAGGGTGGTGCCATGGGACATACCGGGGCTGAAGGGCAGCAGGCAGCCGGGGGCGGCCAGGGTGGGGGCAAAGGAGAGCCAGAggcaggctggtggggaggggtagggggaggcgAGTGCAGCAGAACCAGTCCTCAGGGTCCCTGAAAGCCAGAGTGGGCGGGAGGTGGCGGTACCTTCAGATACTGGGCAGCCCGCTGCACGCTCCAGCTGTGGCTCTGCAGGGCCGCCTGGCACTCCTCTGTGGTCACCCCATGCACCATGGCCTGCAGCTGGGcacacccacccacctacccGTCAGCTCTGCTTGGGCCCATtcctctggggccctggggcctcttcccgccccctgccccccaccccagcacctggGCCCAGCACTCACCATCTGGATCTTGTCTGCCGGCCGTCCAGCCTCTGGCCCATCCCCAGGGCAGCCCCTCTGTGGCAGCCGAGCCGTGGCCCTCAGGGCTGGTGGCCGGGCCCCTGGGTTACTGTTGTTGGTGGAGAAGTTGGCCTTGGGGTCTGGGGCGGCCTGGGGCATTGGTCGAACAGTGGCCGTGGGGGCGGCAGGGGCTGGGGTGCTGGGcgggggcagcagcagaggcacaggcagaggggcCGGCTCTTCAGGGCTCTGGGCCTCCCGCAGGAAGCGTTGATAGCGTTCTAGGTAGGGTGGGCGCTCCGGCAGCAGGTAGTAGTGGGTGCTGCTGACCTTCTTGCCATCGCGGACAATGGGGAGAATGCAGGGGCCCACCCGTGGGCCAGGCGCCTGGATCACTTGGGGTGTGGCATACTTGGGGTCGGAGGCGAAGCTCTGGGTGGTGGGCATGGTCTTCCCCGGTGAGCTGGAGAGCCGGGCTGGCAGCGGGGAGCTTCCAGGTGGTACCAGTGGGCTAGGGGTCCTCGAGCCTTGAGGGGACAGGGGTTCCCGGGGAGGCAcccggggaggggaggcaggtccGGGCCACCACCCTAGCTCCTCCTCACCCGAGGGGGCCGGAGACAGCTCGCCCCGTGGGCGAGTGGGCCTTGGGGGTATGGGCACgcgggggggcacctggggcttGTCCTCACCCACTGGGGCTGGGCCAGGAGAAGGGCCCAGGGAGGCCGCCGGGACCTGCAGCTGCCGCATGCACTCCTGCTGCAGCGCCTGGAAGATCTGTGCGGTCTGGGCAGAGCTGGGCGGCTTGACCCCCGCCTGGGGCGGGAGGAACAGATTGTCCTccaggggagggagcagaggtgCCTGCTCAGGCACAAAGGCGTAGTTGGTCTCCCCTTGGCTGGGCCCTGCACAGACCCCTGCACCCACAAGGGTGCTGTTGATGGAGCAGACCTCAAAGTCATCCTCATCCTGGGCCACATCGTCGTaggcgggaggtgggggcagcGGGCGCGCATCCCAGTCCACCACGGGTGTGGGGTGCAGCGGCCGGGGCAGGgcccgtgtggggctctgtggCGGCGTCTTGTCCAGCAAGGAGCAGGCGTCCATGGCCAGCTGCGCCAGTGAGGGTGCGCAGGGCCGCGGGGCAGGCACGACAGGCTCCTCACCAAAGTCAATGAGTGTGACCTCACCCCCGCTGCCTCGAGCCGCCTTGGTGCCCGGTACCCGAGCCGAGGGCTTTGCGAGCCACAGCCCACGGGTCAGGGCTGGTTTCCGAAGGCCCAGCCTCTTGAAGTCGCTGGACAGGGGGTCCTGATCCTCACTCACGGGGTCGTAGGTTGGCTCTAGGATAGAAAGGGAGACCCCGCCAGGAAGGCAGTGTCAGACAGGGGGACAGGGGAAGAAAGGCAAGTATCATTCGCAactccccactcccactgcccCCAGAGGTTAGCCCTCGGCTGCCAAAATTCTCAGTACACACCAACCCTATTCCAACAGGAGCACAGAAACTGCTCTGGACACTGCCAGCTCTCAGGGGGCTGACGCGACCCTGCCTCCATCTCGGCTAGAGCAAGCAACACCCTGCAGCAGCCTGACACCCCAACACACAAGACCCCCCAAATACCCCAGGCTCCTGGGCCCCGTCAGTCCCTGCTTACCCCCACCCCGTTTCGGCACACCATTAGTGCGGAATGGAGGCTACAGGCAATCACCCACCACCCAGGGCAGCTGGCGCTGTCCCTGCAGAGCACGGAGCTCCTGACCAAACACCACAAAAGCCCAGATGCAGCCGCCTCTGCAGGTCCCAAAGGGAGTGCGCCAGGGCCAGCTGATGGGGGAACAGGTAGGCACCAGGACCACACACCTGCTCCAGAAGCCCAAGCTTTTAGGGgtcgggggagaggcaggcatgcTGGGCTAGGTTAGCAGCAAAAGCTCACAGCACACACCCCACACCCACTCCCACCCAGCCAGCCCACTGGGGCTCTGTACcttccagaaggagaggaggaatgagaggagagaggggacgGGGGCAGGGGCCAAGGCACCGAGAGCAGCCCCACTTACTCTGAGCGAAGATGGCAGGCTGAGGTGGGCGAGGCGGAGGCTGCCCTGCAAGAAAGGCCGTGCGGAGAGCAGAGGGGCGGAGCGGGACAGacagagggtgggagggaagagggccAGACAGGAGGGCAGAGCGtggatagagacagagagagagcagtgagTAGGGGCGCATGAACGTACAAACCCAACAGCAATGGGAAGCAGTGGGGCGGCAGGATGGGGGGAACCGTGTTCCGGAACGACAGGCACAGGATCCGGGAGATGGATGAGGCTCCTGGCCAGCGTGAAGCCCGTGGGGTGGTTTTGGCTCGGGAGAGGACAGCAGGATTAGGGGGAGTGAGGAAAGCTAGGATCTGAGCACGGCGGGGAGGAGGGCGGAGGGAAGCTGAGATGGGCAGGCCAGTACAGGACTGGCCTTGGGTGCCCACCTCGGCGGATACAGCTGCCTCTCATCTTCCACCCCACAGCCAGCCGGAGCCAGGGCTCAGCTGTCCCCCAGCAGCCCTGACCCAACTGTCCCAGAGCCAGAGCAGCCGGCTCAGCGTGCCCGGTGAGGACAGTACCTCTTCCTGGGCAGCTGACGAACTTGTGGGGGGGCTGGGTTCTTACTTTTCACCCTTCCTAGATGTTGGGTGGGTCGGGAGGTGCTcagttccacactcagcaggtcAGGAGGGTCCATGGGGTTTCCCAGGTATAGTCTGTGGGGAGACAACCGAGtcagaggagggaagcaggggaaAGGCTGTGCAGTGGCGACCGTGGAGAA is part of the Mustela nigripes isolate SB6536 chromosome 2, MUSNIG.SB6536, whole genome shotgun sequence genome and encodes:
- the TNK2 gene encoding activated CDC42 kinase 1 isoform X6, with protein sequence MPAARRFPGLELSFPLLARLRRRLYTRLGSSSMQPEEGTGWLLELLSEVQLQQYFLRLRDDLNVTRLSHFEYVKNEDLEKIGMGRPGQRRLWEAVKRRKAMCKRKSWMSKVFSGKRLEAEFPPHHSQSTFRKTSPTPGGPAGEGPLQSLTCLIGEKDLHLFEKLGDGSFGVVRRGEWDAPSGKTVSVAVKCLKPDVLSQPEAMDDFIREVNAMHSLDHRNLIRLYGVVLTPPMKMVTELAPLGSLLDRLRKHQGHFLLGTLSRYAVQVAEGMGYLESKRFIHRDLAARNLLLAARDLVKIGDFGLMRALPQNDDHYVMQEHRKVPFAWCAPESLKTRTFSHASDTWMFGVTLWEMFTYGQEPWIGLNGSQILHKIDKEGERLPRPEDCPQDIYNVMVQCWAHKPEDRPTFVALRDFLLEAQPTDMRALQDFEEPDKLHIQMNDVITVIEGRAENYWWRGQNTRTLCVGPFPRNVVTSVAGLSAQDISQPLQNSFIHTGHGDSDPRHCWGFPDKIDELYLGNPMDPPDLLSVELSTSRPTQHLGRVKRQPPPRPPQPAIFAQSKWGCSRCLGPCPRPLSPLIPPLLLEEPTYDPVSEDQDPLSSDFKRLGLRKPALTRGLWLAKPSARVPGTKAARGSGGEVTLIDFGEEPVVPAPRPCAPSLAQLAMDACSLLDKTPPQSPTRALPRPLHPTPVVDWDARPLPPPPAYDDVAQDEDDFEVCSINSTLVGAGVCAGPSQGETNYAFVPEQAPLLPPLEDNLFLPPQAGVKPPSSAQTAQIFQALQQECMRQLQVPAASLGPSPGPAPVGEDKPQVPPRVPIPPRPTRPRGELSPAPSGEEELGWWPGPASPPRVPPREPLSPQGSRTPSPLVPPGSSPLPARLSSSPGKTMPTTQSFASDPKYATPQVIQAPGPRVGPCILPIVRDGKKVSSTHYYLLPERPPYLERYQRFLREAQSPEEPAPLPVPLLLPPPSTPAPAAPTATVRPMPQAAPDPKANFSTNNSNPGARPPALRATARLPQRGCPGDGPEAGRPADKIQMVEQLFGLGLRPRSECHKVLEMCDWSLEQAGCRLLGSCGPAHHKR
- the TNK2 gene encoding activated CDC42 kinase 1 isoform X14; the protein is MCKRKSWMSKVFSGKRLEAEFPPHHSQSTFRKTSPTPGGPAGEGPLQSLTCLIGEKDLHLFEKLGDGSFGVVRRGEWDAPSGKTVSVAVKCLKPDVLSQPEAMDDFIREVNAMHSLDHRNLIRLYGVVLTPPMKMVTELAPLGSLLDRLRKHQGHFLLGTLSRYAVQVAEGMGYLESKRFIHRDLAARNLLLAARDLVKIGDFGLMRALPQNDDHYVMQEHRKVPFAWCAPESLKTRTFSHASDTWMFGVTLWEMFTYGQEPWIGLNGSQILHKIDKEGERLPRPEDCPQDIYNVMVQCWAHKPEDRPTFVALRDFLLEAQPTDMRALQDFEEPDKLHIQMNDVITVIEGRAENYWWRGQNTRTLCVGPFPRNVVTSVAGLSAQDISQPLQNSFIHTGHGDSDPRHCWGFPDKIDELYLGNPMDPPDLLSVELSTSRPTQHLGRVKRQPPPRPPQPAIFAQSKWGCSRCLGPCPRPLSPLIPPLLLEEPTYDPVSEDQDPLSSDFKRLGLRKPALTRGLWLAKPSARVPGTKAARGSGGEVTLIDFGEEPVVPAPRPCAPSLAQLAMDACSLLDKTPPQSPTRALPRPLHPTPVVDWDARPLPPPPAYDDVAQDEDDFEVCSINSTLVGAGVCAGPSQGETNYAFVPEQAPLLPPLEDNLFLPPQAGVKPPSSAQTAQIFQALQQECMRQLQVPAASLGPSPGPAPVGEDKPQVPPRVPIPPRPTRPRGELSPAPSGEEELGWWPGPASPPRVPPREPLSPQGSRTPSPLVPPGSSPLPARLSSSPGKTMPTTQSFASDPKYATPQVIQAPGPRVGPCILPIVRDGKKVSSTHYYLLPERPPYLERYQRFLREAQSPEEPAPLPVPLLLPPPSTPAPAAPTATVRPMPQAAPDPKANFSTNNSNPGARPPALRATARLPQRGCPGDGPEAGRPADKIQMLQAMVHGVTTEECQAALQSHSWSVQRAAQYLKVEQLFGLGLRPRSECHKVLEMCDWSLEQAGCRLLGSCGPAHHKR
- the TNK2 gene encoding activated CDC42 kinase 1 isoform X2 — translated: MPAARRFPGLELSFPLLARLRRRLYTRLGSSSMQPEEGTGWLLELLSEVQLQQYFLRLRDDLNVTRLSHFEYVKNEDLEKIGMGRPGQRRLWEAVKRRKAMCKRKSWMSKSTFRKTSPTPGGPAGEGPLQSLTCLIGEKDLHLFEKLGDGSFGVVRRGEWDAPSGKTVSVAVKCLKPDVLSQPEAMDDFIREVNAMHSLDHRNLIRLYGVVLTPPMKMVTELAPLGSLLDRLRKHQGHFLLGTLSRYAVQVAEGMGYLESKRFIHRDLAARNLLLAARDLVKIGDFGLMRALPQNDDHYVMQEHRKVPFAWCAPESLKTRTFSHASDTWMFGVTLWEMFTYGQEPWIGLNGSQILHKIDKEGERLPRPEDCPQDIYNVMVQCWAHKPEDRPTFVALRDFLLEAQPTDMRALQDFEEPDKLHIQMNDVITVIEGRAENYWWRGQNTRTLCVGPFPRNVVTSVAGLSAQDISQPLQNSFIHTGHGDSDPRHCWGFPDKIDELYLGNPMDPPDLLSVELSTSRPTQHLGRVKRQPPPRPPQPAIFAQSKWGCSRCLGPCPRPLSPLIPPLLLEEPTYDPVSEDQDPLSSDFKRLGLRKPALTRGLWLAKPSARVPGTKAARGSGGEVTLIDFGEEPVVPAPRPCAPSLAQLAMDACSLLDKTPPQSPTRALPRPLHPTPVVDWDARPLPPPPAYDDVAQDEDDFEVCSINSTLVGAGVCAGPSQGETNYAFVPEQAPLLPPLEDNLFLPPQAGVKPPSSAQTAQIFQALQQECMRQLQVPAASLGPSPGPAPVGEDKPQVPPRVPIPPRPTRPRGELSPAPSGEEELGWWPGPASPPRVPPREPLSPQGSRTPSPLVPPGSSPLPARLSSSPGKTMPTTQSFASDPKYATPQVIQAPGPRVGPCILPIVRDGKKVSSTHYYLLPERPPYLERYQRFLREAQSPEEPAPLPVPLLLPPPSTPAPAAPTATVRPMPQAAPDPKANFSTNNSNPGARPPALRATARLPQRGCPGDGPEAGRPADKIQMLQAMVHGVTTEECQAALQSHSWSVQRAAQYLKVEQLFGLGLRPRSECHKVLEMCDWSLEQAGCRLLGSCGPAHHKR
- the TNK2 gene encoding activated CDC42 kinase 1 isoform X15, with translation MCKRKSWMSKSTFRKTSPTPGGPAGEGPLQSLTCLIGEKDLHLFEKLGDGSFGVVRRGEWDAPSGKTVSVAVKCLKPDVLSQPEAMDDFIREVNAMHSLDHRNLIRLYGVVLTPPMKMVTELAPLGSLLDRLRKHQGHFLLGTLSRYAVQVAEGMGYLESKRFIHRDLAARNLLLAARDLVKIGDFGLMRALPQNDDHYVMQEHRKVPFAWCAPESLKTRTFSHASDTWMFGVTLWEMFTYGQEPWIGLNGSQILHKIDKEGERLPRPEDCPQDIYNVMVQCWAHKPEDRPTFVALRDFLLEAQPTDMRALQDFEEPDKLHIQMNDVITVIEGRAENYWWRGQNTRTLCVGPFPRNVVTSVAGLSAQDISQPLQNSFIHTGHGDSDPRHCWGFPDKIDELYLGNPMDPPDLLSVELSTSRPTQHLGRVKRQPPPRPPQPAIFAQSKWGCSRCLGPCPRPLSPLIPPLLLEEPTYDPVSEDQDPLSSDFKRLGLRKPALTRGLWLAKPSARVPGTKAARGSGGEVTLIDFGEEPVVPAPRPCAPSLAQLAMDACSLLDKTPPQSPTRALPRPLHPTPVVDWDARPLPPPPAYDDVAQDEDDFEVCSINSTLVGAGVCAGPSQGETNYAFVPEQAPLLPPLEDNLFLPPQAGVKPPSSAQTAQIFQALQQECMRQLQVPAASLGPSPGPAPVGEDKPQVPPRVPIPPRPTRPRGELSPAPSGEEELGWWPGPASPPRVPPREPLSPQGSRTPSPLVPPGSSPLPARLSSSPGKTMPTTQSFASDPKYATPQVIQAPGPRVGPCILPIVRDGKKVSSTHYYLLPERPPYLERYQRFLREAQSPEEPAPLPVPLLLPPPSTPAPAAPTATVRPMPQAAPDPKANFSTNNSNPGARPPALRATARLPQRGCPGDGPEAGRPADKIQMLQAMVHGVTTEECQAALQSHSWSVQRAAQYLKVEQLFGLGLRPRSECHKVLEMCDWSLEQAGCRLLGSCGPAHHKR